A region of the Nitrospinaceae bacterium genome:
TTCGTTTTATTTTCGTATACAAATTACAATCTCCCCTTGCAGGAGGGGGTTGACACCATTTCCTCGGGAGCTTCGCGGGATAAGGCCCCCCCCCTACCTCCCAGGTGTTTGGGGGTGACACCAATTTCTCGGGAGCTTCGCGAGATAAGGCACCCGACCTCTTCCCGGGTGTTCGGGGGTGACACCATTTTTTCGGGAGCCTCGCGGGATAAGCCCCCCCCTACCTCTCCTGGGTGTTCGGGGGTGATACCAATTTCTCATTTTTTTTAGCCACTTACGCTACTCCATGCAGGAGAGATGATGACGATTTCCCGTATCCTCCAAATGAAAGTGGCCTCCAGCCTCCGGCTCATACTCTATGGCGTGAGGGTTGCCGCAGGCTTTCCCAGCCCGGCGGACGACTACATCGAAGGCA
Encoded here:
- a CDS encoding peptidase S24 yields the protein MKVASSLRLILYGVRVAAGFPSPADDYIEG